GACAAACCCATAGATTCAGATTCAGATTCAACTCCAATAATAAcaatgaaattatttgaaaaagatgattttgaggataAGAAAAAATGACGGACGCGCAGAGATGATGCTTAATCTGGTTAATGGGGTAGAACTTCTGGAAGGTGACGGAGGCAGTTTCAATCAGAGAAGTCGTCATGTTCTTTGGTTCGCCGGGAACCTCCACCGCCTGTGATGCACTGTGCATTGCCAttgttactctctctctctctcttccttcctctctctttctctctctaggttaggtttctttaatgaagaagatgatgaaggagaaagaagaagattattctgttttttattttcataagttAGTTAACTGATGTTACACGTGGAGGTAATTGTATGGGTAATGAAAATGTACACGTGGCGTGGCATCACTCTTAAGGTCTCTTCAGTCTCCACTTGTCTGATTCCTCCTGTTCTTCAGTTATgtctatttataataatatatagaatctaaaaatagttaaatttgtttattcatttcaaactaattaattaatataaagttaaaattattatataagttgttaacaatctaatgtttcattttttatcttaagaaaaaattgagttttttagGTCACTTAATTTCACATATTTGTGTTACTTATTTTAGGGTTTCTTAATTCACATATTTGTGTTTCTTATTTTAGGGTTTCTTTTAtgaactttatttattatttttttttataaaaaatgtcatttttttctttcttattttaaaatttaatatcttTCTTTAAAAGATACTTTAACATGTAAAATTTCGCAAATTTATCGTCTAATACATCCTATTGTAAGAAAAACGTCTTCTAAATAAGGTAGATTGAAGTGATTCAATTCAGATAAAAActacatttttcaaaaaaaaattgggtaaAATATAACTCATATTGAATACAACACAAAATTTATAAGCAAAGTCATATTATTATTTGGAAGATAGAATTAGACTTTAGTATATTACTCAGCTTTGGACacaaacaaattcataaaaaaaaacaaaaaaagcaCATTTATACATTTCATCGATAGATAACCGTTAAGTATCCTAAAACCCGACCGGGATCAGTATTAGGGTCGTCGAGTACATAACTACCTTAACAACCTTATACTGGTTGTGGACGAGTCTGAACGATATAAATATCCTCACCGATCACACATCCTTCAATATCCTGAGGACATCCAAATTTACGTTCCAAAAAGAACCCAACTGAACAAAGGCGTTGACCTATTTGCCTCCGAAAAACCGCATCAGTCGTCAGAGCCTTCTTACTATAGTCAACCGTGACTCGAGTAACTTCCCCACTGGCTGGACCAGAATCGAGAACCAGCATTTCCTCACTGAAATTCGCAAACGCCAATGTACGTACAGTTTCATCAAACTTACTTGAAGATAGTCTCCAAGGAGTTCCTCGTGTGCCCGAAGCTAGAGTTTCGCCCAAACCGGAGGCGATCTCAGCCTCGACAAAATTGCTGTTTTGATCAGTCGGGCTGAGCGTGTGAAGAACAAACGAGAGTTCGGGTGAGAGAAGTTCTTGAACTAATACAGCCATGGAAGCTTCCTTTTGAGGCACTCCAGCCGATCTTCGGCTCAAAATGGCTCTTCGTGTATACAATGAAGCCCATACTCGGCTAACGGAGTTACCAAATACGGTCGGATTTGAAAGGCTTACGTTTGGGATCGAATCGTATAGTCCGGCTGCAGACATGCCTGCTAAATCCTCTACATTAGCACTTGATCGGACAATTAAACGTGAATTGGTGGGAAAGACTCGCTCTAACGATTCAATTATGTCTTTTGGAGGAGTTAGGGAACTTATTAGATCCTGTAGTTGATTACAGAGACGGTCGAGTTCACCGTCTATCTGAGCTGTCTCTATTTGCTCGATTAGAGACTCGAAAGACTTTGTTGAACCGTTTTGCTCTAGCATCAACTCCATATAGCCGAAAGGTATAACTGCTCCTTTTGGAACGTTAAATTTAGATGGAACACCGTGATCACTGAAAACTGGAGGCGGGAAAgcaaatttttaaatttctttttgcGGAAATGGAAAGTTGGCTTATTTGAATCCTAACCTTCGTCGGAAGTGGCTGATAAAGAAGCTAATTGACCACAAGCAGCAGCTTTAGCCCCGGAAGTTTGTACATCTGCTTCAGCAAGAGGTATGATGCCATTTGCAGTTTTATTTCCAGtctgaaaacataaatattcatattttataatgaaCAAGTCTTTTTTGAAAGTGATATTTTGTCGCAATCATTACTGATTTTGTTTGCATTCGGTAACACTAACATATACGAAAAGTGTAATTGAAGTAGATGAaactttttagataaaaaattgATGAAAAGACTTACTAGACTCGGATTTGAGGAACTTGGTTCGGGGTTTTCAATCAGATTCGAAATGCTAATCGAGTCACCCTTTGCATGAAAATCATCATTAACACTGTCTAGAACGGAGGGACTAATTTTCACACCCGATGAAGTTGCTTCTAACCTGAAAatagataaagaaaaatataatgaaacaaAAGTAAGCAATAGAAAAATGGATTTTTAAGACAACCAACCTGACATATTTTCCCATGTACTTCTGCAAATCAGCGATATTTTCTTCGTCTTCACAAGTCATGAAAACAACCTTTTCCTGCAAATTGATATTCCAACTTTTAAGTAAAATAGAAATCCTGGCAAGAAAGAAGAATTTTTCGACACTCAACTTGTCGGGCCCTAACACCTAGATGAGACAAGTGAGGTAGCTCTTGAAGAAGTATAACGCCTGTAACATTACCACCAGCCGCCGTTACCTGCTAGATGTAAAACCTATAAGAATGTATTAATATCTCATCATcctatttaattaatcattcatgTAAAATGGAAAAGAAGATGACCTCTTCATCTCCATCAGCTTTGTTAACAACGAGAATAACAGGACCATTTGTAGATGAAGGCAATGTCCCCGGGATAATAGATTCCACCTGATGTCCAATtcaaagttattatattttagagTTGAATGAAAAATTCTTAAGAGCGAAGAAGAAAGTTCATTAGTACCTGTATTAAGGTTCCAGAAGCAGTTCCTGGGACAAGAACATCCCAACCGTGAGAACCAAGAACAACTCTAACAGCCTTTAACAGAATGCTACATAGTTTAGAAGCCTGAAAAACCACCCTGGAGACAAATTTTTAAGCAAAAATTAGAGTCAATATGAGAATCATTTGGAAAATTAAGTAACATAAACCATTTTCCATACCCAGCACGAATCTCAGCTTCAGTATAGGTTCTCACACTGTTCTCAGGAACTTTGAAAGCATTTCCCAACTCCTACAAGGCCCAGTGAAAACAATGTAAACCTTATTGCAATCAATGATCTTTGTCCAATTTCATTTAAAAGCCAATTTGGAAGAAGATTTAAGTTGAGGTTTGATGTAAGAGTAAAATCAGAAGCAGGAGTAACATCATTTTAGCCACAATCTATTGAAAAACTATGTTTGAAGGGTATACATGTAATAAGGTTGATAAGATTATACCTGGACTTTCTGAGGGTATATCTCAAGAAGCGCCTCCGTGTACTCTTCACTTAGCCTTCTACATCTGTCAAGAGTAGCTTTAAGCCTTAGAGCCCATATCATCTTCCCATCTTCATTGCCTTCAAAAGAAGAACGTAACATAATTAATAGACTCTTAAGATGTAAAACATTAGTTTgggaaatgaaaataaattacctTCCATATCCAAGATTTTTTTCTCTGACCAAGCTTGAATCTCATTTCCAATTGCTCTGCACTCTTCTGGCTTCCAACCAGATAGTCGCAGCTGATGAATGCAGACGGTTAGAGCACCTAGTGGATCATTCCAAGAACTTGTATTTTTGGACTCTGCACTCTTTGCAAGCCATTCTGCTCCTCCATTTCCTTCAACCGCATTAATAAACCTACACCATAACCAACAAGGTTTATTTCTTATTGGTAAGTTTCATGAATCAATTTTACATTAGTGTTTCTGTACATAATCATAAAAATCTTTCAATTAAAGATCTGTTTGACTGAGACGTAAACTTCAATATGTTAATCAATTTCAAAAGTTCCAGAAACTCAATTCAAAGAACAAATGATGCAAGATTAGAACTAAACCTGCTCAGAAGAACAAATGCATAGTCCTCGAGGCCAATCTCACAGAGACGCCACTATTAGGAAATCATGGTAAAAAAGAAATCAAGCCATGAGAAACTAATATAcctttttttaatgattttcttCAAAACAATGAAGTCATATATACCTTTTGTCGCATTGCTATAGCAGCATCAGGGGCATCATTTCGAATACCACTTTCAAGACCTTTGACAATGGTTTCTCTTAGTGAATTGAGCGATTGGATGCTTTTGATCAGTCGATCAATCATGCCATTTTTTTCTTGGAAATTATCCAAATCCTAAACATGCAAAAACCTTATCATGAGTACACACAACAAGAAGAAAAGTGTATATATCATCCCTACTAAAGCctgcaaatttaaataagtattaGCCTATTAGGAGGGCAATACTCAGTTGGTTTGAAGACTAAGAATCGTGTATGAGGAGCAATTGTATGATACAAGCTAGGATTTACCTTCTTTTGctccaaaaatgtgaaaaggacgGGCACGCTCTTTTCGTCCAAGGATTCTTTTATTGACTCAAGTTGTTCTGCAAGACTGGAACAACATATGACCATGAAGAATCGTCAGATTAGTCATATCAAGCAGAATGAATTGTGAAATGAGATAAATGGAATGGGCAAAACGAGTATGAAGTGTTGCTCAAAATTAAACTCGAATAACGAATGGGTTTGAAAGATTCCAAGTCATTGCATATGTTTCTACTATAACCCAGTCAGTATAAAGTGCCAAATGCCAATTGATGGAATCCACCGCACTACAGTTGAGAACTGtgttcattataaaaaaatattatgccaATTTAGGTGATTCTTTAAATCAATTGTAATGTAACAAACCTTCCAGCATTGAAGAAATCTTTCAGTTCCCGATGGAATATCCTGAATTGTTCAACAAATGCTTCATTGTATTCCCCAGGATTCTTGGTAATTCTAGCAAGCATTGCTTCTGTAGAAACCAAGTCTTCAGGGCCGGCATTTCTGTGAAGCTTGTTTTGTATTGTATGTTTAATTTCTTGCTGAAATTCAGAAATAAGggaataaatacataaatattctAGATCAGAAGGGGGGAAATATTATATCGGGAAATTACTACCTTAAGGTCATGGGGGATGTCATTACGATGAGCAATGTCTCTAATTCGTGTTAGAGGGACAGATGCTGTAAATTCTGCCTTAAAGGATGGCAAGCACGGATGAATCTTGCGAATGACCACCATTTCCTGCATATTATGAAAAATCTTGCAGTTGAAAGATCTACAAAACCAACTAAGTCGGTTTGGATGAGAACCAACCTAACCTAACCTAACCCTAGCTAAAACAGCAAGAATGAAATGGCTAGTAAACAAGGTAGAGTACCTGAAGTGATGTGTCCTTTCTACATGCCAGTCGTTCTAGCTCTCGAAAGATAAGTCTAGAAATCTCAGCATGCATGTTTGGCCGTCGATGACCTCCATCTTCAAAGCAAGGTATTTGTCCAGTATTTATCCACTGCCAAATTGGAGTTGTAACTCTTAACAACAAGATGAAAGGTACTAAAAATTGTTAACACAGATTACAGGAAACAAAGCATTATGGACCGACCTTCAAATAAACAGCAGCACACGTAAGAGCTTCCAACCGCTTGTCACCCTCTTGATTTTCAACCAATAGCTCACGGACTAATTCAAGCTTCATTGATACAAGTAATGCAGAATACGTAAGAATTCTGCAAGCAGCAAATAAACTGTAATTTTAACCGTACCTTTCTCCACCAATTCCTGGAATTGCAATCACCTTCGACTAATTTCCGAGTCGGACCTTCTAGACCCGACGTGTTCCATTTCTTATCATGATCTTTGTTACCATGCTCATTTGATCGCATAAAAGTAGCAGCCCTCCCTTGCCATTCCTCCACAAAAGGACTGTTCCCGACCTCAATATCGACAAAACCACCATCACCATTACCATCACCATCAGCACTTACAGCTCCACTTTCTTCCACATATTCTAATCCCTTACTATTCTGATCAGAACTCAAAGGCGATAGATTTACAGGCTCACTAGTCATATCCCAATGACAAACAACCTTAAAACTCCCACCATTTTGAAGCCCTAAAATCCTATTATCACCTTTTTCCCAGATTAAGCTTTTATCCTTGTTTACAACAACAAATTTGTACTCAATAGAATCTGTTGCTTTAAACTGTATGCAACACACCCATCCATTCTCCGTCCAATCCATCATAACTGGATTCTTCCATTGACCTAATTCCTTAGTTGAACCAAGAATAGCAACATGCTCACCAAATTCAACTTGATGATTCAACAGTATATTCACTTGTCCTAACTTTCCCTTCTTCTTTTCCTTCTCTTCTTGTCTGTTGAGAAACAGTTCAATTACTCACTTCTACACTATACTATCAGAAAGGCGTGTATTATGGAAATTACCTGGTTTCAACGGAAGAAGCTCTGGAGAGTATACGAGAGGAGTTACGTCGGATTCCGATCACTAGATTTGGATATGATGCGTCTCTTGGCCTCAATAAAGCTAAGGTATCAATCTGCTTCAATTGCTTTGATAGACGGTTTTGCGTGGATGTAGTGGCGAGAGTTGGAGATTTGACGCCACATTGAAAGACTCTGACGGTGTCCATTACACGATTCAGtgagatttagagagagagaatggAAGATTTTACTGCATTTTTGGTATGAATTTATGGGGAAATGGATGAttgattgaagatgaagatgatggatattattgtttaatacgATCTAAATATCTCACGAGAGATCCAcatgttttgtttgtttctttctttttttgctTTACGTGACTGTTAAGAAGGGAATTGCTTCgtttttggtttttatatttattcttttgtgaattaaattttagaatcttatgttttttatttgtttatttttgaaatctagtgtatatcaaaaaatatgaaaaataggTAGCTAGTAAAATTAATTGTgtataatagataaaatatcacaattttatatttaattaaaaggaTTAAGGGTATATCGATTGTGACATCTAATTGATTAAGCATATATTACTGTCACTTGAACTCTTAGGGATGAGAATCATGATATGCGATGCGGTCTTCGATTTTTTAGGGACAAATTTCTCTTATTTGATTGGTAGTTAATCAGGAATAGACAGAATTGTATTTGTGTCCCTACTTCGATTTCATCTCAATTATGTGTCGAacatttataaacaattaaatatatcattatgaataatttattattattatttatattatataaaaaaattaaactttattttttataaaatattgtataatgGTGTCCACGAGGATTCCCAACACCAAATAAGTCTAAGTACGTTCTAACAAATGATAAATGCATTCTCAGTTTCGATTGATCCATGTCTTCCTTAACGCTATCATAATTTTAGTGTGATTAACGCAACccacatttaattaattaaagtgtaATTAAAAATTGCACTGAAATCTTTGTTCTGCAAGATAAGAATCATGGTTACTTAATTACACTAGTGAATTTTTAAGTAAGGTTATGCTAGtcttttttatctattaaaattgATCTTTGCTCCACCAAAAATGAtctattattgattttttacaAGTTAATTATTAAACGATTGATTTCTCATATGCAATCAAACcataactataattttattttaaaattttaagataatttttattatggttCCACTTCATGTCTtcttaaatatgattaataagtgatattaattagatttatttttcttaaacataATTACGCAATACAATTCCTACTATTACCGTTGTGACAACCACTAAGATCAGTTCTTAATAAAAATCGAACAAAATGCAAACTAAGAAGGGTTCTTAGTAAAATTGAACCTAAAACTTTTTGTCTAATTTCCTTTTAACGAGTTCTAAAAATGGTCATAAGAGTATTATTTCAATAAAGATCTTTATTCTTTTGTAAAGATCAAGGAAAATTGAAAGCATTAACTTTAAGTTCGACAAGTTTGCAAAAAATCAATGTCCAAACGAGAAACATTTTCCCGTAACAAGATGAGTTCTGATAAAAATACACAACTATAGAGGCATTTCTTGCACTCAAAAGTAACTAACTATTTATCATACATATGGTTCAAAAATTGTCTATTTCTTTTGCTAGAGTCTCCTAGATTTGTAATTTACATTACTATGCCTTATTGGagatgaggaagaagacaaaccagAGCGCTGTAGTTGTGCCTTATCCTTTGTAAACGCCTTTTGAACGTCGTTCTTAAGTTCCATGTAACGCGCCCTCTTGATTTTCTGCTCTTCTATAGTCCCCTTCTCGAGATAAAACAGATCAGGAAGGTCATCTTCCATGAACTTATCCAATACTTGTGAGCAATGTGGGAAATAACGTCTACCCATCTCCACTGTCACCACCAAAAGTAAATTATCGCAGTTATAAATGATGAACAAACACCATGCATGTGTAAgaataatgtttgaaattagTTACCTGTTTTTGAGAGAGCTTCCATTCTTGACAGTAACCTTTTATTCTGCATTGAAGGTGTTTCGTTTAGATCAACCTCCTTCAAGTTACCACTCGAATCTCTCGAAACTAAAAGACCAGAAAATTCTGATGTTGTCTCGGCATGTGCAATCTCCATAGCTAGTTTCGCTTCGCTAGGGAAACACACTCGTGCAAATGCAACTATACAACATAAAAATACTTTCTTAATTCATGAATCaggttaaataaaatataaaattttggtaAATCACCTCTATTTTCCAGATATAAGAGTTTCATGTGCAGATCATCAGCAACAATTGGTGAAGATGGCGATACATCTCCAGCCATTGGATTTCTCCGCATCTCCCTCTCCAAGAGATCAACACAGATTCGATCTTTGTTAGTCTCCTTCCCTCGTTCTGTTTTCGCAAGATAATCCTTCATCCTAGTTAATCTCTGACAAATACTAACAGCACTTCTACCATCAAACGTTAAATCAGAAACTCGAGCTCCTTTATTCAAGAGCGAGACAACAATCGAAGGCTCTCTACGCCTTGCAGCAACATGAAGAACCGTGTAACCCCAAGCATTTCTAAGATTGACATCAGCCAATCCCAAAGAAAGAACCTCTGACATCACCTTTGGATCGCAATAAGAGGCTGCATAATGAAGAGCACAAGCTTCATCTAAAGTGACGCTTGATTCAGATAACAGAAGTTTCACCAGCTCGACATCATCTGAATCAAGTGCCTTGTGTATGCTCCTAATTCGCTTTTCCTGTAAAGAATCCTCTTCGTCTTCACTGGATGATTTCTTACGCAAAAGTCTGATCTTTTCAGAAATTTCAAAAGGCAGTTCTTTCTCAAGAGAAATTCTGTCCATATCAGATCTAGCTATTCTTTGAATACATTGAGAAACAAGCTCATTTGATTGACAATGAACCGCAACAAGAAGGATTGGGATGATGTCTTCAACAACAGCCTTACCAACAAAATTAACAAGACGACGCTGCCAATAACAATACAGACACGGGTCGAATCAGATTCATTCGtaaaacaattctaattaaagaAAGAATTCGAAACCAAGACTGACCTGAAAAACCGAAATGAGTTCTggaatttgaaaaatgaaggaTGCATACATAACCTCGACTGTAACTTCAATAATAGGTCTACATGAATCATGTTGACATATCTGATCAACACAAGCCAATACCTCTGCAGGAAAAGGCTTCAATTTCCCAGTATACAGATAACTTAAAGCAACAAGAAACGCATCATATCCGATTCTCCCAAAAGGCAACAAATCCTTCATCAAATAATTAGGTTTCCCATTCTTATCTATCCCCTCATCTTTCTTAAAATGCTCTTTGAAGAATCTACTCCTAGCAGACAATATACATCGATGAACTCCTACGGAGATGTTATCATCCAAGATGATATCAGCATCAGTGTAATCAGAATTATTCGTCTCGATCAATAACTGCTCTAACTGACAGCTAAGCTTGGTTAAACCGATGATTTCAATATTGGAACCAGTTTCAGAACCTGATAATCCTGATACGTTATAGCTAATTGATCCATTCGATGATAAATGAGAATGAGAAGTAAAACTTATCGATGATATTGATTGCTCAGTATAATCCATTAGATCAGCTTAATGAAAACTTATAATTGGATTACACCACAAcaattatcatcatcatcatcatcatcggaAGTGGATTCATTATACAGAATATTGAAAACAGTAAATCAAGGATCTAAGACTGGAAGAGAAATTACTGATCACAATCGGATCCTTCGTTGCAACTTGCAAATGGAGCAAT
This is a stretch of genomic DNA from Impatiens glandulifera chromosome 4, dImpGla2.1, whole genome shotgun sequence. It encodes these proteins:
- the LOC124937076 gene encoding phosphoglucan, water dikinase, chloroplastic isoform X1, with the protein product MDTVRVFQCGVKSPTLATTSTQNRLSKQLKQIDTLALLRPRDASYPNLVIGIRRNSSRILSRASSVETRQEEKEKKKGKLGQVNILLNHQVEFGEHVAILGSTKELGQWKNPVMMDWTENGWVCCIQFKATDSIEYKFVVVNKDKSLIWEKGDNRILGLQNGGSFKVVCHWDMTSEPVNLSPLSSDQNSKGLEYVEESGAVSADGDGNGDGGFVDIEVGNSPFVEEWQGRAATFMRSNEHGNKDHDKKWNTSGLEGPTRKLVEGDCNSRNWWRKLELVRELLVENQEGDKRLEALTCAAVYLKWINTGQIPCFEDGGHRRPNMHAEISRLIFRELERLACRKDTSLQEMVVIRKIHPCLPSFKAEFTASVPLTRIRDIAHRNDIPHDLKQEIKHTIQNKLHRNAGPEDLVSTEAMLARITKNPGEYNEAFVEQFRIFHRELKDFFNAGSLAEQLESIKESLDEKSVPVLFTFLEQKKDLDNFQEKNGMIDRLIKSIQSLNSLRETIVKGLESGIRNDAPDAAIAMRQKWRLCEIGLEDYAFVLLSRFINAVEGNGGAEWLAKSAESKNTSSWNDPLGALTVCIHQLRLSGWKPEECRAIGNEIQAWSEKKILDMEGNEDGKMIWALRLKATLDRCRRLSEEYTEALLEIYPQKVQELGNAFKVPENSVRTYTEAEIRAGVVFQASKLCSILLKAVRVVLGSHGWDVLVPGTASGTLIQVESIIPGTLPSSTNGPVILVVNKADGDEEVTAAGGNVTGVILLQELPHLSHLGVRARQEKVVFMTCEDEENIADLQKYMGKYVRLEATSSGVKISPSVLDSVNDDFHAKGDSISISNLIENPEPSSSNPSLTGNKTANGIIPLAEADVQTSGAKAAACGQLASLSATSDEVFSDHGVPSKFNVPKGAVIPFGYMELMLEQNGSTKSFESLIEQIETAQIDGELDRLCNQLQDLISSLTPPKDIIESLERVFPTNSRLIVRSSANVEDLAGMSAAGLYDSIPNVSLSNPTVFGNSVSRVWASLYTRRAILSRRSAGVPQKEASMAVLVQELLSPELSFVLHTLSPTDQNSNFVEAEIASGLGETLASGTRGTPWRLSSSKFDETVRTLAFANFSEEMLVLDSGPASGEVTRVTVDYSKKALTTDAVFRRQIGQRLCSVGFFLERKFGCPQDIEGCVIGEDIYIVQTRPQPV
- the LOC124937076 gene encoding phosphoglucan, water dikinase, chloroplastic isoform X2; this translates as MDTVRVFQCGVKSPTLATTSTQNRLSKQLKQIDTLALLRPRDASYPNLVIGIRRNSSRILSRASSVETRQEEKEKKKGKLGQVNILLNHQVEFGEHVAILGSTKELGQWKNPVMMDWTENGWVCCIQFKATDSIEYKFVVVNKDKSLIWEKGDNRILGLQNGGSFKVVCHWDMTSEPVNLSPLSSDQNSKGLEYVEESGAVSADGDGNGDGGFVDIEVGNSPFVEEWQGRAATFMRSNEHGNKDHDKKWNTSGLEGPTRKLVEGDCNSRNWWRKLELVRELLVENQEGDKRLEALTCAAVYLKWINTGQIPCFEDGGHRRPNMHAEISRLIFRELERLACRKDTSLQEMVVIRKIHPCLPSFKAEFTASVPLTRIRDIAHRNDIPHDLKQEIKHTIQNKLHRNAGPEDLVSTEAMLARITKNPGEYNEAFVEQFRIFHRELKDFFNAGSLAEQLESIKESLDEKSVPVLFTFLEQKKDLDNFQEKNGMIDRLIKSIQSLNSLRETIVKGLESGIRNDAPDAAIAMRQKWRLCEIGLEDYAFVLLSRFINAVEGNGGAEWLAKSAESKNTSSWNDPLGALTVCIHQLRLSGWKPEECRAIGNEIQAWSEKKILDMEDGKMIWALRLKATLDRCRRLSEEYTEALLEIYPQKVQELGNAFKVPENSVRTYTEAEIRAGVVFQASKLCSILLKAVRVVLGSHGWDVLVPGTASGTLIQVESIIPGTLPSSTNGPVILVVNKADGDEEVTAAGGNVTGVILLQELPHLSHLGVRARQEKVVFMTCEDEENIADLQKYMGKYVRLEATSSGVKISPSVLDSVNDDFHAKGDSISISNLIENPEPSSSNPSLTGNKTANGIIPLAEADVQTSGAKAAACGQLASLSATSDEVFSDHGVPSKFNVPKGAVIPFGYMELMLEQNGSTKSFESLIEQIETAQIDGELDRLCNQLQDLISSLTPPKDIIESLERVFPTNSRLIVRSSANVEDLAGMSAAGLYDSIPNVSLSNPTVFGNSVSRVWASLYTRRAILSRRSAGVPQKEASMAVLVQELLSPELSFVLHTLSPTDQNSNFVEAEIASGLGETLASGTRGTPWRLSSSKFDETVRTLAFANFSEEMLVLDSGPASGEVTRVTVDYSKKALTTDAVFRRQIGQRLCSVGFFLERKFGCPQDIEGCVIGEDIYIVQTRPQPV
- the LOC124934223 gene encoding BTB/POZ domain and ankyrin repeat-containing protein NPR1-like, with protein sequence MDYTEQSISSISFTSHSHLSSNGSISYNVSGLSGSETGSNIEIIGLTKLSCQLEQLLIETNNSDYTDADIILDDNISVGVHRCILSARSRFFKEHFKKDEGIDKNGKPNYLMKDLLPFGRIGYDAFLVALSYLYTGKLKPFPAEVLACVDQICQHDSCRPIIEVTVEVMYASFIFQIPELISVFQRRLVNFVGKAVVEDIIPILLVAVHCQSNELVSQCIQRIARSDMDRISLEKELPFEISEKIRLLRKKSSSEDEEDSLQEKRIRSIHKALDSDDVELVKLLLSESSVTLDEACALHYAASYCDPKVMSEVLSLGLADVNLRNAWGYTVLHVAARRREPSIVVSLLNKGARVSDLTFDGRSAVSICQRLTRMKDYLAKTERGKETNKDRICVDLLEREMRRNPMAGDVSPSSPIVADDLHMKLLYLENRVAFARVCFPSEAKLAMEIAHAETTSEFSGLLVSRDSSGNLKEVDLNETPSMQNKRLLSRMEALSKTVEMGRRYFPHCSQVLDKFMEDDLPDLFYLEKGTIEEQKIKRARYMELKNDVQKAFTKDKAQLQRSGLSSSSSPIRHSNVNYKSRRL